The nucleotide sequence ACCGGCTGCTGCAGGATGGCCGGGTACTTGCCCTTGAGCTCCCAGGCCAGGAACAGGAACTGCCAGTCGACCATCTCGCGCAGTTCCGCGATGCTCGGCTCGAGCACGCGGACGCCGGTGAACTCCGGCGTCGGCAGGCCGTCGAACGCGACCTTCTCGGGGTTCGCGCGGGCCTGCTCGAGGGTGAGCATCGGGCGGCGCTGCTTGCTCGCGTGCTGCTCGCGCAGCACCTCCTGGTCGGCTCGGTTCTTTTCCGCCAGCGCGATCGAGCGGTCCGCGTCGAGCAGGTCGGACACGACGCCGACCACGCGCGACGCGTCGAGCACGTGCACCGTGACGTTGTCGTAGGCCGGGGCGATCTTGACCGCCGTGTGCTGGCGGGACGTCGTCGCGCCGCCGATGAGCAGCGGCAGTTTCAGCCCGCGCCGCTGCATCTCGGTGGCGACCGCGACCATCTCGTCCAGCGACGGCGTGATCAGGCCGGACAGCCCGACCGCGTCGGCGCCTTCGGTCACCGCGGTGTCGAGGATCTTGGCCGCCGGCACCATCACGCCGAGGTCGATCACCTCGTAGTTGTTGCAGCCGAGCACGACGCCGACGATGTTCTTGCCGATGTCGTGGACGTCGCCCTTGACCGTGGCGAGCACGATCTTGCCCTGGCCGCCGGTGGAGGCCAGGCGCCCCTCCTGGCGCGCCTTCTCCTTCTCCGCCTCCATGTACGGCTCGAGGTAGGCGACGGACCGCTTCATCACGCGCGCGCTCTTGACCACCTGCGGCAGGAACATCTTGCCGGAGCCGAACAGGTCGCCGACGATCTTCATGCCGTCCATCAGCGGACCCTCGATGACGTCGAGGGGCCGCGCCAGCTGCTGCCGCGCCTCTTCGGTGTCGTCCTCGATGTAGTCGACGATCCCGTGCACCAGCGCGTGGGACAGCCGTTCGCCGACCGTGCCTTCGCGCCAGGAGAGGTCGACGACGCGCTTGGTGCCGCTGCCCTTGACGTTCTCCGCGAAGCTCACCAGCCGGTCGGTGGCGTCTTCGCGCCGGTCGAAGAGCACGTCCTCGACCAGCTCGAGGAGGTCCTTCGGGATGTCTTCGTAGACGGCGAGCTGGCCGGCGTTGACGATGCCCATGTCCAGCCCGGCCTGCACGGCGTGGAACAGGAACGCCGAGTGCATCGCCTCGCGCACCACGTCGTTGCCGCGGAAGGAGAACGACAGGTTCGAGATGCCGCCGCTGGTCCGCGCGCCGGGGCAGCGCTCCTTGATCCGGGGCAGCGCCTCGATGAAGGCCTTCGCGTAGCCGTTGTGCTCGGAGATGCCGGTGGCGACGGCGAGGACGTTCGGGTCGAAGATGATGTCCTCGCCCGCGAAGCCCGCCTTCTGCGTCAGCAGGTCGTACGCGCGGCCGCAGATCGCCACCTTGCGGTCGGCGGTGTCGGCCTGGCCCTGTTCGTCGAACGCCATCACGACGACGCCGGCGCCGTAGTTCCGGATCGTGCGGGCCTGGGCGAGGAACGGCTCTTCGCCCTCCTTGAGGCTGATCGAGTTGACCACGCCTTTGCCCTGCAGGCAGCGCAGCCCGGCTTCGAGCACGCTCCACTTGGAGCTGTCGACCATCACCGGGATCCGGGCCACCTCGGGCTCGGTGGCGATCAGGTTGAGGAACGTCGTCATCGCCTGCTCGGATTCGAGCAGGTCGGCGTCCATGTTGACGTCGAGCAGGTTGGCCCCGCCGCGGACCTGCTCCAGCGCGACGTCGACGGCGCCCTGGTGGTCGCCGGATTCGATGAGCCGCCGGAACCGCTTGGAGCCGGTGACGTTGGTGCGCTCGCCGATCATCACGAATCCCGTGTCGGCGCCGATGCCGAACGGCTCCAGGCCGCTGAAGCGCATGTGCGTGCGGGGCGCCGGCACCTCCCGCGGGCCGGCCTCCTTCGCCGCCGCGGCGATCTTCGCGATGTGCGCCGGGGTGGTGCCGCAACAGCCGCCGACCAGGTTGACCAGGCCGTCGCGGGCGAACCCGCCGATCAGCCCAGCGGTCTCCTCGGGCGTCTGGTCGTAGCCGCCGAACGCGTTCGGCAGGCCGGCATTGGGGTGGCAGGCCACGTAGGTGCCGGCGATCCGCGAGAGCTCCTCGACGTGCGGGCGCATCTCTTCGGCGCCGAGCGAGCAGTTCACGCCGACGACCAGCGGCTTCGCGTGCTCGATCGAGCTCCAGAACGCCTCGACGGTCTGCCCCGACAGCGTCCGGCCGCTCAGGTCGACGATCGTCACCGAGATCCACAGCGGCAGCTGCGGCGCGACCTCGCGCGCGGCGGCGATCGCGGCCTTGCAGTTCAGCGTGTCGAAGATCGTCTCGATCAGCAGCAGGTCGACGCCACCTTCGGCGAGCCCGGCGATCTGCTCGGCGTAGGACGCCTTGACCTGCTCGAACGTGACCGCCCGGTACGCCGGGTCATCGACCTTCGGCGACAGGCTGAGGGTGACGTTGAGCGGGCCGATCGACCCGGCGACGAACTTGCCGCCCGCTTCGTCGGCGGCTTGGCGGGCCAGCTGCGCGCCGCGGACGTTCATCTCGTGGACGTAGGCCTGCAGGCCGTAGTCGGCCTGGCCGATGCTGGTCGCGGTGAACGTGTTGGTCGTGGTGATGTCCGCGCCCGCGGCCAGGTACTGGCGGTGGACGTCGAGGATGACGTCCGGGCGGGTGAGGTTCAGCAGGTCGGGGTCGCCGGTGACGTCGTGGAAGTGGTCGCCGAAGCGGTCGCCGCGGTAGTCGGCCGGGGTCAGCCCGGCGCCCTGCAACATGGTGCCCCAGGCGCCGTCCAGGACCGCCACGCGCTGGTCGAGCAGCTCACGCAAGCGTGCTTCGGACTCGGATGGGGTGTTCACCGGCAGCCTCCCTCGATCGGGAGGCGCCCTTGGTTGGTCATTCCCGGCCGAGCGTGGCGGACCCGGTGGTCCGTTGCAGCGCCTCTCGGCCTGTGGTCCACGGTATCGGAACCGGGCCCGCGCACGCCATCCCGCCCCGACGGCGCGTCCACGGACTGGGACATCGTATGTCCACAATGGAATGTACCGGTCACGCTGCCTCCGCGTCGCGATCGCTGCCGGATCCGCTCCCGCCTGCTTACCCGGGCCACCTCCACCATCGCTCAAGCGAGGCTCGATGTTACTCTCCGCGGTCGTCATCCTCACTTTTCGTGCTGCCGGGGCGGCTTGAAAACTGAAACACGTTCTAATACGCTCCGCGGGTGGACTACGGAATCGTGCTGTTCACCAGCGACCGGGGGATCACCCCGGCGGCCGCGGCGCGCGCCGCGGAAGCCGCGGGGTTCTCGACCTTCTACGTCCCCGAACACACCCACATCCCGGTGAAGCGCGAGTCACCACACCCGCGCACCGGGGACGCGTCGCTGCCCGACGACCGCTACAGCCGGACGCTCGACCCGTGGGTCGCGCTGGCGACGGCGGCCGCGGTCACCGAGCGGATCCGGCTCGCCACCGCGGTGGCCCTGCCGGTCGAGAGCGACCCGATCAACCTCGCCAAGACGATCGCCAGCCTCGACCACCTCTCCGGCGGCCGCGTCACCCTCGGCGCCGGCTTCGGCTGGAACGTCGACGAGCTGACCGACCACGGCGTGCCCGGGAACCGCCGCCGCACCGCGCTGCGCGAGTACCTCGAGGCGATGAGTGCACTGTGGACGCAGGACGAAGCCTCCTACGATGGCGAGTTCGTCTCCTTCGGACCGAGCTGGGCGTGGCCGAAGCCGGTCCAGGCGCACATCCCGGTGCTGCTCGGCGCGGGCCCGACCGAGAAGACGTTCCGCTGGATCGCCCGCCACGCGGACGGCTGGCTCACCACCCCGGCCGACACCGACCTGGACGGGCACGTGGCGCTGCTCAAGGAGATCTGGCATGCCGAAGGGCGGGAAGGCGCGCCGCAGATCTGCGCGCTCGGCGAGCGGCCCGACCCCGAACGCCTGGCGCACCTGGATTCCCTGGGTGTGACCGAGACGATCTTCGGCCTCCCCGACCGCTCGCCGGACGAGGTCGAAGCCTGGATCGGGCGGCTGGCCGGGAAACTCACCCTCGCCCCCGCGCACTGAACCGGCGGGACACGGACGAATCCGTGCCCCGCCGGTGATCGACCCCCCGGGGTCAGCTCTTGGCCGCGACGCCCTGACGGGCCCGCAGGTCGAGTTCGATCTGCTCCAGGCTGCGGCCCTTGGTCTCCGGGACCAGCCACTTGGTGAGCACGAACAGCACCACGTTCACCCCGGCGAACAGGAACATCGAGCCGCCGATGCCGAGGGACTTCGGGTCGGAGATGAGCGGGAACACCGCGCTCACGATCCCGGTCGCCGCCCACAGGACCACACTGCTGACGCCCATGCCCGTGGCCCGGTACTTCAGCGGGAACACCTCGGACATCATCACCCAGACGACCGCGCCCCAGCCGAGCTCGTAGCCGACCAGGTAGAGCACCATCATCACCAGCATCAGCAGGCCGCGCGTGCCGGTGTCGTGGACGTTCAGCACCACCAGGCCGGCCGCCACCAGCGTCACCACCATGATGACGTTGCCGATGAGCAGCAGGGGCTTGCGGCCCCAGCGGTCCACCACGAACACGACCCACGCGGTGAACAGGAACTTCGTGACGCCCAGCAGCACGCCGGACAGCAGCGCCGCCTGCGTGGCGAAGCCGAGGCCGATGAGCATCGTCGGGAAGTACGCGTTGATCGCGTTGACGCCGCTGAACTGCTGGCCGACCGCGAGCAGCAGCGCCACGACGATCATCGGCCGCACGAAGCCGGAGAACAGGTCGCGGATGCGAGGCTTCTCCTCGGTGTCCAGCTGGATGACCTCGTGGATGGTCGAGATCTCCTCGTCGAGGTTCACGGTGTTGCCGTGCGCGCTCGCCAGGACCTGCCGGGCCTCGTCCTCCCGGCCGTTCTTGACCAGCCACCGCGGCGTCTCGGGCAGGAACGCCAGCCCGGCGAGCAGGATCACCGCGGGCACGATCGCGCCGGCGAACATCCAGCGCCAGGCCGAGTGCGGGCCGAGCAAGTAGCTCACCAGGAACGCGATCAGGATGCCCAGCACGATGAAGATCTGGTTGAGCGCGCCCATCGCG is from Amycolatopsis mediterranei and encodes:
- the metH gene encoding methionine synthase yields the protein MNTPSESEARLRELLDQRVAVLDGAWGTMLQGAGLTPADYRGDRFGDHFHDVTGDPDLLNLTRPDVILDVHRQYLAAGADITTTNTFTATSIGQADYGLQAYVHEMNVRGAQLARQAADEAGGKFVAGSIGPLNVTLSLSPKVDDPAYRAVTFEQVKASYAEQIAGLAEGGVDLLLIETIFDTLNCKAAIAAAREVAPQLPLWISVTIVDLSGRTLSGQTVEAFWSSIEHAKPLVVGVNCSLGAEEMRPHVEELSRIAGTYVACHPNAGLPNAFGGYDQTPEETAGLIGGFARDGLVNLVGGCCGTTPAHIAKIAAAAKEAGPREVPAPRTHMRFSGLEPFGIGADTGFVMIGERTNVTGSKRFRRLIESGDHQGAVDVALEQVRGGANLLDVNMDADLLESEQAMTTFLNLIATEPEVARIPVMVDSSKWSVLEAGLRCLQGKGVVNSISLKEGEEPFLAQARTIRNYGAGVVVMAFDEQGQADTADRKVAICGRAYDLLTQKAGFAGEDIIFDPNVLAVATGISEHNGYAKAFIEALPRIKERCPGARTSGGISNLSFSFRGNDVVREAMHSAFLFHAVQAGLDMGIVNAGQLAVYEDIPKDLLELVEDVLFDRREDATDRLVSFAENVKGSGTKRVVDLSWREGTVGERLSHALVHGIVDYIEDDTEEARQQLARPLDVIEGPLMDGMKIVGDLFGSGKMFLPQVVKSARVMKRSVAYLEPYMEAEKEKARQEGRLASTGGQGKIVLATVKGDVHDIGKNIVGVVLGCNNYEVIDLGVMVPAAKILDTAVTEGADAVGLSGLITPSLDEMVAVATEMQRRGLKLPLLIGGATTSRQHTAVKIAPAYDNVTVHVLDASRVVGVVSDLLDADRSIALAEKNRADQEVLREQHASKQRRPMLTLEQARANPEKVAFDGLPTPEFTGVRVLEPSIAELREMVDWQFLFLAWELKGKYPAILQQPVARELFDDANTLLDQIIADGSFTAKGAYAFWPAHREGDDILLDGEFAHVKFPMLRQQTAKPADRANRCLADYIAPVGDHLGGFAVAIHGAEALAKRFEAEQDDYRAIMVKALADRLAEAFAEHIHLRARRDWFEPDAQPKLEDLHAERFRGIRPALGYPASPDHSQKRELFELLEADELGMALTESYAMTPAASVSGLIFAHPDSRYFTVGRLGRDQVEDYARRKGVEIAEVEQWLRPNLAYDPEA
- a CDS encoding LLM class F420-dependent oxidoreductase; translation: MDYGIVLFTSDRGITPAAAARAAEAAGFSTFYVPEHTHIPVKRESPHPRTGDASLPDDRYSRTLDPWVALATAAAVTERIRLATAVALPVESDPINLAKTIASLDHLSGGRVTLGAGFGWNVDELTDHGVPGNRRRTALREYLEAMSALWTQDEASYDGEFVSFGPSWAWPKPVQAHIPVLLGAGPTEKTFRWIARHADGWLTTPADTDLDGHVALLKEIWHAEGREGAPQICALGERPDPERLAHLDSLGVTETIFGLPDRSPDEVEAWIGRLAGKLTLAPAH
- a CDS encoding sugar porter family MFS transporter; its protein translation is MTDQSSTQTASARQIGRTTLYFFGALGGILFGYDLGVISGVLPFIGKLWALTSWDKGVITASLSVGAIVGALLSSRTNEALGRRRTIMVAAGIVIVGTLAASFSPTFLLLVVSRLVIGLGIGLSSSTVPTYLSELAPARLRGAMGALNQIFIVLGILIAFLVSYLLGPHSAWRWMFAGAIVPAVILLAGLAFLPETPRWLVKNGREDEARQVLASAHGNTVNLDEEISTIHEVIQLDTEEKPRIRDLFSGFVRPMIVVALLLAVGQQFSGVNAINAYFPTMLIGLGFATQAALLSGVLLGVTKFLFTAWVVFVVDRWGRKPLLLIGNVIMVVTLVAAGLVVLNVHDTGTRGLLMLVMMVLYLVGYELGWGAVVWVMMSEVFPLKYRATGMGVSSVVLWAATGIVSAVFPLISDPKSLGIGGSMFLFAGVNVVLFVLTKWLVPETKGRSLEQIELDLRARQGVAAKS